Genomic DNA from Danio rerio strain Tuebingen ecotype United States chromosome 5, GRCz12tu, whole genome shotgun sequence:
tgcctaTTGATAAaccagtttatatattttattcaatcaTAAAATGACTTcatgcaatttttttattcaatcatatatatttttgataaaaattaaatatttcgaTTTAATGAAAGTAGACTAAACTATTACAAGTTAAGACAAACAAAGCAAGTAatatatagtattaaaataaagatattttaccTATAATAAAGCTAGGACTTTGCTAGCAATTTGGCTTTAGCGTAATGTAGCAAACGTAACGTAATAGTGGCAAACGTAGCAAACATAGCGTAAAAAAACAGCGTAAACAGCTGTAATGCATTTAAAAGgtgtttaaacttatttaaacatATCTAATATcaatatccctgctgaaaaatccagcttaaaccagcctaggctggttggctggttttggctggttgaccaggctggtttccagcaatttccagcctggtcttagctggtcaggctggaaaatgaccagccaaatccagctaaaaacagctgttactatgaccatttatgtgaagctgctttgacacaatctacattgtaaaagcgctatacaaataaagctgaattgaattgaattgaattaaaaacagcttgaccagcctggttttttgtttggttttggctggactctcaGCTTGGctgggctggtcaagctggttttagctggtcatctaccagcctgaccagctaagaccaggctggaaatggctggaaaccagcctggaagtggccaaaacccctctaaaaccagctaaaaccagccaaccagcttaggctggtttaagctggatttttcagcagggtattgaGGGGAACAAtgttattcatcattcattcattttctttttcaacttaatccctttattgatctggggtcgccacagcggtatgaaccgctaactcatccagcatatgttttacccttccagcagcaactcaacactgggaaagaACGATGTGTTATTGAAAGTTGCCTTTTTATATATGCTGCCCAaaacaataaagggaacacttaacACAAAGTAGGTCCAAATGTTCCCTTTATTGTTTGAGCAGCATACTTTTCAATAATAGATTGAAATGGACACATAATCAATACTCTACAGGTCGAGTCCTGCAGAAACGTCAGTGAATGCGCATTATGACCAGCAGGCGGCAGCAGAGAAACTCTTAAGAAAACAAACACTCTTAAGTTTCTCTTCAGGGTTTTGCGGCTAAAAAACAATGAGGTAAGATTGCTGATATCACACAGAATGTTTGAGTTCAATTAACTCGCGAAAGTACTCTATACTGAAGCATTGTGGTGTTTTGATAAGTGTTTTGTCGCTGTAATAAGGTTATGTAAAGCCGGTTAACTGTGTTGTCGTGCTGTataactgaactttggcagcgaGTCATTCATTCGTTACTGAGCGAGCTTTACACGCGCACTTGTCACTGGAAAATCGTCTTTTAATGTGAATATTTTAAcaggtgaataaatgaatgtgccATGCCGTTTGTGGAGTTCATCGCAGGATGGATTTCAGGTAACTTTTTGCTTTAGAACCgccccacatgaaaaaatactatagtaaatactatggTGTTTTTATGGTAAAGCagttgaattaatctgttgttgtAATTTTATAGTTGATGTTACAACAACTATTATAAACAAATGTCCAAACGCTGTATTAAATGTACTATAACTAAAACTTGCACTACAACACACCGTAGTTTACTGTAACTAAAGCTACTTAGTGTATCAGTTCACCAGTTAATACTGcagtatgctgtagcattcattaacacaatgttgtaaatgctataatatatacagtacaatagACTTTAcaatagtatggttcaaaaccagTTTACTGTAAATATGCTAAAAGTTATTAAGTGGCATAGCAGTATCGTGATTTTCTTCCATGAATTGATGTAAAGTTAGCATGTAAATACCATGGTATTTTATAGATCTGAAAACTAGCAATAACATCAAATAACCATAGTACTTTTTTTTGCACATAGCGAAGGGATTTTTATTGTCCTGGACtataataaatgatttacagttTCTGAACTATTCTCAACGGGTtaatcatatgtgtgtgtgtgtgtgtgtgtgtgtgtgtgtgtgtgtgtgtgtgtgtgtgtgtgtgtgtgtgtgtgttaggtgcTGTGGGTTTAGTTGTTGGACACCCTTTGGATACAGTAAAGGTAAGTCTCTCTTTGATAATAGATATACACtgaccagccactttattatgtacaccttactagtaccgagttggactagcttttgctttcagaactgccttaatcctttgtggcatagatttaacaagatactggaaatattcctcagagattttgctccatattgacatgatagcatcacgcagttgctgcagatttgtcggctgcacatccatgatgtgaatctcctgtttcaccacatcccaaaggtgctctattggattggttTGATGTCTGATGGAAGTAGAcatctgctggaagtagcctttagaagataaatacactgtggtcataaagggatggacatggtcagcaacaatactcaggtaggctgtggcgttgacatgatgctcaaatagtactaatgggcccaaagtgtgccaagaaattatcccccacaccattacaccaccaccaccagcctgaaccgttgaaacaaggcaggatggattcaagCTTTCACGTTGTTGACGCAAATTCTGACCCGatcatccgaatgtggcagcagaaatggagactcatcagagcaggcgacgtttctccaatcttctattgtccagttttggtgagcctgtgtgaattgtagcctcagtttccttttcttagctgacaggagcggcacctggtgtggtcttctgctgctgtagcccatccgacTCAAGGTTGGAAGTGTTGTGTGCTccaagatgctcttctgcagacctcggttgtaacgagtgcttatttgagttactgttgcctttttaatcaactggaaccagtctggccattctcctctgacctctggcatcaacaaggcatttgcgctcacagaactggcgctcactggatatttcctctttttcagaccattctctttaaaccctagagatggttgtgcgtgaaaatcccagcagatcagcagtttctgaaatgctcagccCAGCCGgtgtggcaccaacaaccatgccacatgcaaagtcacctaaatcccccttctgatgctcagtttgaactgcagcagatcgtcttgaccatgtcttgaagcctagttgctgccatgtgattggctgatttgtgtcaacgagcagttggacaggtgtacctaataaagtggccggctaGTGTATGTGATTTGATTATTGTCTCAtgtagttaatgcatttattttgatcATAGGTGCGCTTGCAGACCCAGTCTGTGTACGGAGGGATACTCGACTGTGTGATCAAAACGTACACACGTGAAGGAGTAAGTCTTCAAATGCAACATGGTGCAATTAGACACAAAATCTAcacgttttttgttttgtttttgtggacatTTTGTCATTgacatatacacacgcacacacagtacACAATTCACTTCTGACCTGCATAAActacgctactttatttcaatattggtcattatggtggtacttggaaagacaatttttttctgaggtggtacttggtgaaaaagttTGTGTACCACTGGTTTACCTGATTCaggaatgtttcacagtatttcctataatgttttttcttctggagaaagtctgatttgctttatttcggctagaatgaaagcagctaTTAATTTTTTagcaatatataatttaataattgtcATACGATGATTTAGCTAACTGctctaacttgcctaaataacctagttaaagggccatgaatccccctcgtttcagcagggtgttttcacacctctactttggaaaaagtcagaaaagtgggcgtgtccagctctgtttagggggagtgtcggaggaagaaaagaggcttggtgtgggagtgtctatttgggcgcgctgagtttcagagtcaaaacacacacacacacacagggggcaaagtgtgtttacatggacatctgtagtcgaattatttgccaaattattaaatggtggactttaactgcagtttggctctttgattcagcgaattcattcatgtccctcgcgacaaacgagatatttgattcgaggaactgctctaagcgtgtatttttcatgcaatgtttgataccgcatggcgaatgagagaaaaaaaacctccgcatttcccggaaacttagatgcacacggcaggtagcgtcagaaagccgcgtgtgttattccggtcactaaatgcggcgaaaatcctacacgaggttaaagtttggttgtggtgctaacatgtttacactcggtgcaatagttaacttagttcaatacgaacaaactgaataaacaaatagcactgctcgctcacttaccaaatctttagagacaggacaatcaccagcaactagagccgcgtctttattaagaggagactacaagcaaatctggatctcagcgtttgcagatgagaacagctctcaggtaaacaataatcctccttagacacgtatgttattgttgtcgagcgtcgcgtacactgttaatccacacgtgactccagctgagctctcacagagagaaaatgaacagaaaacttcactgcagcaaactataaaagcaacacttcacgcttgttttgccaacacaacgtggcgtctctgccatataaacactgtgacagtaagggtgtcacgatcctccaaatcctcgattcgattacattttcgattctaaaggcacaattcaattaaattttcgattatgaataattaattaattaatgaccaattaattatttgtagcctaccgtttaaactcctcatttgtaagtcgctttggataaaagcgtctgctaaatgactaaatgtaaatgtaaactacCTGagctgcatggtctttgttttacccataaacaaatcatacagtaaatgaataaaggcaagatacacacataattaccacctgtcaatcactatTTTCTGCGGGacttgtgaataggcagtgatctgtgtcgttataatggcgtcgataaaaaagacgcacaaccaacaggatccagccaacagtatctgaggtgttcgctaaaatgacgaagtacaagtgagtgaaagattgaagcagtcctctgactgcctggacctgctgtctcgagcgcatggctgtgtgtgcgtctgtgtctgtgtggtcacgtgatgtgcattttcagaggtagagaggaaggagggctgctcagaaatgctacacgccactgtggatgtcaaatcgttgtcgttctaaaatgccatttaaaaacaaagacggtgtaaacagggcctgagtgtgtgcttttcgcgagcggatttgcaacgggggcgggtggaggatcgcgatgccggtgttgtctatcggacgaaccgtacgtaatacgtaaatagcagagcttgcaaaactgtgtttttttttgtcgacaacacgaacgttgtcaacataactcactgaaaatccaaaatgcttacacaccggcgacttcattgaaagaggagagggtttaagttctgtcgacgggtctcctgcgtctgcagtttaacaagcacttcaacaagcctgttttttcccgcttggcaagccaagctgacgtgatatgggggcgtggcagcatcgacgattctattttttgattcgataatcgaaattgagcataaatttcgatcgattttgattaaaatagaaatcgtgacacccctatgtgacagtaatgaatattaatgaagttgcacaatagagcgccctgattggtttgaaccaagctttactcatgcattaatgcagcacactgtaagacgtaataagacacactctggcacagacgtccagtctgcacgctggaataaacgctattatgtcatgaccgtgacgcagcttcaaaaattagtttcaaaccggaagtacgaatttgcttgaaataacgcaaaaacaaccaatttacactttttagtgaaatataggtgtcataatagtgtttatagcagtgtgggacacatatacgactgtcaacagctcaaaacatgtgttttggtgttttgtgaccctttaagcctttaaatgtcactttaatctgaatgctagtatcttgaaaaaaatctaggcccagtttcacaaacagggcttagattaagccaggactaggccttagttaaattaggctatttaagccacatttataaaaatggcctcaGAAAAATCTactactggtgtgcacctggtgATAGAATATGACACTGgcatattttaagacatctcaccgcaagttattttgagttcatacagctcaaacatgcaatttaatcttgactagccttaaaccttgtttgtgaaaccgggggttAGTCAAATATgaagtgctgtcatcatggcaaagataaatagcTCAGTTATTAATGGATtgttaaaactataatgtttagaaatgtgttgaaaaaatcttctctattcTCCAGTTGCATGGCTTTTTTAAGGGCATGTCCTTTCCTGTGCTTTCGGTTGCCGTCAGTAATGCTGTGGCATTCGGATCCTACAGTAACGCCCTGGATTACCTGACCCAGTCCCACCACAACGACCACAGCCAGCGCTCTCCGCTCTCTTACGTCTTCATGGCCGGCTGTTTTTCAGGTCTAGCACAGGTACGTCTTCGAGTCAGGACTGCAAAACTGCCAAAACACTTTGCATGTTGCTAACTGGTGCTGTTTTGCAGTTATTCGTAACCGCTCCGATAGACCTGGTTAAAGTGCGTCTGCAGAACCAGACCAGAAGCAGATCGGCTGGGAACAAATACAGAGGGCCATTACACTGCGTCGCTGTGATCGTCAGAGAGGACGGGCTGAAAGGGCTATTTAGGGGATTCTGGGCTCTTGCTCTTCGAGACGTGCCTTGTTATGGACTTTACTTCCTGCCATACGAGTTCACCTTAAGGATGATGACAGAAAAAGGAAAGCAGCCAGGTGAGCAGACTTAATGGGAGATCTTCAGAGGCAAAACAAGATTTGTTCTGACTTTTCGCCAGTCTTTAAGTAGGCTTTAAGCTTTAAGTAGGAAAAACTCATTTTTGGGTAAGATGCTAACGGACTAATCttattcaatgatctatgctaagctaagctaaaagtgcttccgccaGATCTGGAGAGCAACTAAATGAATTTGGAAATGCTAAAACTCATCTCTTTAATGCCtcgttcagactgcgtgattttagccccgattttggctcgccgacaggttttgagaaatcgccgacaaatgcctgaaatcacaggcaaatcgctgctcgtgcacatgagtgacaatcacacagtgtgaactatcaaagacgcgttctgagagaatcgccgatgagttgcagacgcctgtgagatatttggcgtgctgaatatctggagctgtcggtgattcaaatcatgctgtgtgaattgagttttgactgaaaataacatcagcgatcgcctacagccaatgagagagcggcattcacttgtgtgtgcgtgtgtgtatacctgctgcaggtcagcgggaggctgggggagaagttaaaagcgctctttttcggtttatttggacccacgaaatggaggaaaaactagtggaggtttgacaggactcaggagcaaccgtgtctgtttgacgtttcatacagaaatagtttattatcaacgttgaggagaaatggctaattcccattaaacccaggtgagcaaatatgtacattttgtaccccattaaaggcttctttctcattatgtagttaataacaaaagatatacgacgtgtttttggctatgagacgtagtttggacgaagttgtcggcgattctccctatagtaaagtcatgcaatgtaaaagtccctgtcgccgatccatcttgcagtgtaaacaaagcagcgacgaaacgcaagccaagatagtcaagcagtgtgaaaacatctgtgacacgactactttgaaaatcatgcagtctgaactcggcataactgTTTGATCAAAAGTTTTCACCCCttacatcacaggtgtcaaatgCAGATCCTGGAGAGCCAcaactctgcagtttagttccaaccctgctccaacacccGCACCTGTAGGTTTCAGACAAAACTCCAGGACTTATTGCGATTGATCAGGtgagtttaattagggttggaactaaactgtgcagagctgcgaccctccaggaactggatttgacacctgtgatccaAGGGGTGAAAACTTTTGAACAAAACAGTTAAAGAGATGAGTTTTAGCATTTCCTAATTCATTTAGTCGCTctccaggtctggcgggagcacttttagcttagcttagcatagatcattgaattagattagtcCGTTAGCATCTTACTCAAAAATTAGTTTTTCCTACTTGAAGCTTCTGTCGTTATGCTGTGACTGGcggaaaataaaaagttgctattttctaggctgatatggctagaGGAACTGTACTTTCActcttttgctgctgtaccatggctgcagtagGCACAATTATATTGCACAGTACTGTTACCTAGCTATTTTCAGGCTCTTTGATATATCattgcagccatggtacagcagcatggtaactacaaaagagtctgctttttttttttttttggagtgaaatgctaatggtctaatctaattcaatgatctgTGCTAAGCTAAAaccttgactcttctgtagttgtgtactaagactgacagaaaattaaaGTTGTATACtttcattctggcataataagaAAGTTTGAAATAATAAGGAACTTTGCTGTCGTATCATGGCTTCTGCagtgcaatgatattacacagtgaTTGAAAATAGCCCCCAGCTGGTGTGTAACATCACTGCTCCTTCTACAGCAACAAAGTTCcctgattattatgccagaatgagtgTATAGCTAGCTCCCAGCCATATCAGCctaaaaaatagcaacttttcatcaGTTTTGCcaacttatatttatatttagtgaCCTTTTAGACACCCAAAAAAGCGACTagcgacttttttttttgtgtgttactggagattttttaTAGATTCTCATCTGCATGTACTGTACCGTTCCTAATCTTCTCTTTTAGCATGGAAATTATGTTTCATTCACAATTTCTCCCCGCACAAAGTGAAGCTATTGAACAACGAAAGCATCTTAGTTAAGTTTTCTCATGACAAATATAGCAGAATTTATaggcaatttaattattttattgtgtaaatattaaattcaCAAATATAAATTTTGCAGaaattttgtttgtaaatattatttaatttgataatttgcctctgtactgttttttattatcttattttattattattaattttacttgtttattattgtaCTTGATGACATCCATTGTTATGGTTAATATGTCTGTATtgttaaaacacaatttaaaaaataaataaataaataaaaaaaggatgacACCAAAAAAATGCAATCAGCAACATTTAGCCACTTAGCGCCTTTttattgaaaatagttggcaacactgcttCTCATTTTCTATTAGTCCACAAATGCAACTACAGAAGAGTtatcaaaattttatttttattattattatctgggacagatgctaatggtctactCTCATCTCTTTAACATGCTCCCATCAGACCTGAAGATCGACTGATTGGATTCAATAATAGTAAAACTCACCTGTTTACTCTTGCTTtttccatagactgtaaaatatatggacgtagtatccgtgacgtcacccataggtttctaaagagcgcaaaagaagccacaagtaggcgcggccaaccgtcgccattttggtcacgcgtcatcacacccacggcgggataccaaacaagggcaaagaggcggagagtgagcggagctacagacacctgctgcaTTTAGCTTGGAGCTGGcccagacacactttactttgggagaacacttaatactttatcacctgcgactcgtttgtgttctgaccacttgtgcttggttgtacactatatcaataaagtgtttagacttttaaaaacactgctgtaacacattgagccactaaacattgttctaatgacgttttcaacaggaggaaaacgcaaattacttccaaacacttcagatatagtctgtgttagttaagactattgatgaaatccagcataacactgtatgacaacgcttcagatgactgttctagagcctacagctaatcaatctgacatattctgcagtgcattacagctctaaatataaatataaacgataaatgatcttaaataaaacaaatacatgtatagagatggtatataagtatataactttactcacatgggaaacggaggccacgtgaatggtttgtgagcacaattaagtgcactcagcatgccttgccatctaataattgtaggaaacaagtccaaaaggcagttgactgtgtaaagccaaatgaaacaacacagaaatacgataaatatgccgagttcagtggctaatctgcaggattcagctgaggtgatgtgacggcgaccaacgagacctagctgtcaatcaagtggccacgcccttaattatgcaaacttaatataaaggaaacggatgagttataaaaatattcacccccctcacagttgtcatgaagggtgatattacctgtattaaccaaaatctcttattgtagcaggctgtaaacacctttttttctgctgtaaagttgttcattctaacagtgggctcaattgaaatttgctctattttggagccaggagcggctaAGACTAGCGGCATTTCGGATGagttgcagttttagttacttccgtattggcttcctgagggagagcgggaggatGCCGCTTGGCTTTTTCCCCTAAAAagtgagtgttcctttaaaagttCTGATCTTTCTTTAATATCACCCACAGGTCACTGTGCTGTGCTGGCGGCCGGCGGAGTTGCTGGTGTGATCACGTGGGCCTGCGCGACCCCTATGGACGTGGTGAAAGCTCGACTGCAGATGTCCGGCGGTGGAGGTCGGGTCTACAGCGGCGTGCTGAACTGCATTACTGTGAGTGTTCGTGAGGAGGGCATACGCGTCTTCTTCAAAGGTCTTCTACTCAACAGCGTGAGAGCTTTCCCCGTCAATGCCGTGACCTTCCTCAGCTACGAGATGATTCTGAGAGCCTGTGTGGACTGAGCACTGCAGGGCTGGTGGCATCTTGAAGACCAAAAACATCGGTGGGGTACTTTTGAGTTTTTGATCAAATGCCTGAAATTAGGTTTAAGCATCATTAgcgatgtttccatccacctattttaatgcacattttggacACGCGTAtgaaaaaatggttgatggaaaatGCGCATAAACAACATATACACCAGACATAAGGTTGGCTAGGACCAACACACACTCACGTTCAtgtcatcgttagtaaatcccaacgtgagcgtgaaatctggcgtacacaacgtttttgtgcgtacgcagcgttgatacatgggGCCCTAGGTGTAAACAGCCCCTTCGTGATGCATGGAGCAAGTTTTTGAGCAATGTTGCATGGCTTTcttctagagctgcacaattctggctaaaatgagaatcgcgatttttttatttatttattttattttattatttttttgctcaaaataaagatcacgattttcgcacgattctgtagatataaaatgaaggtatggtaaaaacaaacatatggcacaacatcaataataatattatgagaAGGTCCACTGGTTTTTATAAGTAATTCTattttacttataataattctgatgttgaattattatgtttgagatatacgcttgcaatctgtcatattagacaaatttattcactggtaaaatcagacatttgccattatcagattatattcaacaatatataggctagagtagttataccagtggcgtagcggacgggcccgcaggggggccccgcgtcgtcgcgattttcaataaactgttgggaacaactgtggtcggaaccaaagttcacaggtctgtgttctctgaacacctctcaagcggtggactacttcattctgattgcttgccgccaatgttgccaacttagcgatttttttcactagatttagcgacttttcagacccccctagcgacaaatctagcgactttttttgtgtgttattggagattgtttttagactgtcatttgtccatactgtaccgtccctactcttctcaacgagctgcgtgtgatgccgccggcccctcccccgcctcacagcactgacaggcggcccagtcagtcctcgtacagcagcctctcccacctgcagcccgagagcagatcacccctctgcgtaccgacgacaaatgatttagcacaggagtgtgaaggtatttcccttgtacagtcaaaccgatctacttctcctttattttaacaatttatttggaccgtttattcttttcttgttcacaatcacagatattttagtgacagtttctgaacttgtctgagtttaatacatatgagagattactgcacattcactacacatctataatgacatactgtattcaaacagcaataaattttgttaaataaacatgcttatataaagtgtattgcaattataaatacccctttattaaccataggctgttaaacagaaacggtagaacgtgatgacgtcagtgatatgcaaattgacgtatgacgtatccccccccccccttcatcagggggccccgtcagcgatccctgcaggggggcctccgcatttttaTAGTTAGAGTTATACTggcactgtaaacatttattttcatgcacaactgagGGTTCGCcatgaaaaaaaacatatcaaatgcttgccgtaatcataactctaaaatgcgatatgatcatttaaatgacgtgcacactttcggtttcattatGACTGCTAAGttcttgttcatacttcgcgcgcggctcccaaacgatcactctgtgccacaaactgaatattattta
This window encodes:
- the slc25a45 gene encoding solute carrier family 25 member 45, whose protein sequence is MPFVEFIAGWISGAVGLVVGHPLDTVKVRLQTQSVYGGILDCVIKTYTREGLHGFFKGMSFPVLSVAVSNAVAFGSYSNALDYLTQSHHNDHSQRSPLSYVFMAGCFSGLAQLFVTAPIDLVKVRLQNQTRSRSAGNKYRGPLHCVAVIVREDGLKGLFRGFWALALRDVPCYGLYFLPYEFTLRMMTEKGKQPGHCAVLAAGGVAGVITWACATPMDVVKARLQMSGGGGRVYSGVLNCITVSVREEGIRVFFKGLLLNSVRAFPVNAVTFLSYEMILRACVD